A stretch of the Hyperolius riggenbachi isolate aHypRig1 chromosome 11, aHypRig1.pri, whole genome shotgun sequence genome encodes the following:
- the PTPMT1 gene encoding phosphatidylglycerophosphatase and protein-tyrosine phosphatase 1 has product MPLLSVASRVLFYPTLLFNVMMERVSRRKWYDRIDETVILGALPFRGMSSKLIEEENVRGVITMNEEYETRLLCHSFQQWQALGVEQLRLSTVDFTGVPSLENLQKGVEFVHRHREKGHSVYIHCKAGRSRSATMVAAYLIERHKWKPDDAIAFMANIRPHILIRSRQHEILDKFYLRVANPEYPGSGG; this is encoded by the exons ATGCCGCTGCTGTCAGTAGCGTCTCGTGTGCTATTCTACCCGACCTTGCTGTTCAATGTGATGATGGAGCGGGTATCCAGGCGGAAGTGGTACGACAGAATCGATGAGACCGTCATCCTCGGGGCATTGCCCTTCCGGGGAATGAGTAGCAAG TTAATTGAGGAGGAGAACGTACGCGGGGTCATTACCATGAATGAAGAATATGAGACTCGACTGTTGTGCCACTCTTTTCAG CAGTGGCAAGCGCTGGGGGTGGAGCAGCTGAGGCTCAGCACTGTTGACTTCACCGGAGTCCCTTCACTGGAGAATTTACAGAAAGGGGTGGAGTTTGTTCACAGACATCGGGAAAAGGGTCACAGCGTTTACATCCACTGCAAGGCTGGACGATCCCGCAGTGCCACCATGGTAGCTGCCTACTTAATAGAG AGACACAAGTGGAAGCCAGATGATGCCATCGCCTTCATGGCTAATATCCGGCCGCATATCCTGATCCGCAGCAGACAACACGAAATCCTGGACAAGTTTTACCTCCGCGTAGCGAACCCAGAATACCCAGGCAGCGGAGGGTGA